The proteins below come from a single Salvelinus sp. IW2-2015 unplaced genomic scaffold, ASM291031v2 Un_scaffold4138, whole genome shotgun sequence genomic window:
- the LOC112076922 gene encoding LOW QUALITY PROTEIN: acidic leucine-rich nuclear phosphoprotein 32 family member A-like (The sequence of the model RefSeq protein was modified relative to this genomic sequence to represent the inferred CDS: inserted 1 base in 1 codon) encodes MDMKKRIHLELRNRTPSDVQELVLDNCRSNEGKMEGVTEEFENLELLSLINVGLINVSNIPKLGKLKKLELSDNRISGGLEVLAERLVNLTHLNLSGNKFKDISTLEPLKKLPVLKSLDLFNCEVTNLGDYRESIFKLLPQLTYLDGYDIEDCEASDSDGEGDGVDDDDDEEGESEXDFDEEEEDDDEEVIAEEDDDSGGE; translated from the exons CCTAGAACTGAGAAATAGGACGCCGTCGGAT GTTCAGGAGTTGGTCCTAGATAACTGCCGGTCCAACGAGGGGAAGATGGAGGGCGTAACGGAGGAGTTTGAGAACCTGGAACTGTTGAGCCTCATCAACGTCGGCCTCATCAACGTCTCAAACATTCCCAAATTGGGGAAATTAAAAAAG TTGGAGCTGAGTGACAACAGGATATCTGGTGGTTTGGAGGTGCTGGCTGAGAGGCTTGTCAACCTCACACACCTCAACCTCTCTGGGAACAAGTTCAAGGACATCAGCACACTGGAACCACTG AAAAAACTTCCCGTATTGAAGTCTCTGGACCTCTTTAACTGTGAGGTCACCAACCTGGGCGACTACAGAGAGAGCATCTTCAAGCTCCTCCCACAGCTCACGTACCTGGATGGCTACGATATCGAAGACTGCGAGGCCTCCGACTCGGACGGCGAGGGAGACGGGGTCGACGACGACGACGATGAAG AGGGAGAGTCTG GAGACtttgatgaagaggaggaggatgatgatgaagaggtcATTGCAGAGGAAGATGACGACAGTGGCGGAGAGTGA